In Venenivibrio stagnispumantis, a genomic segment contains:
- a CDS encoding efflux RND transporter permease subunit has protein sequence MKKWVNFVADNAILFFILTIIVGAVSVFLIKNLNVEAFPDPSPPVIEIVSIYPGRSAEEIEKQITIPLEVALSGMKGLKRVNSVSLYGLSDIKCQFSYDITYAEARQEVINRLAVVSLPDGVSPQIIPNPIGEVMRYALVGNRNLMELRTIQDWVVSRYLKTAEGVEDVASYGGFIKAYTVEVNPDALIKYKVSLSDIADAISKSNTNAGGRALDFGSQYFLIRGVGLIRDKNDIENIVVAYKNNIPILVKNLANVEIGNIPRTGIVGLNNNNDIVMGVVVLRRNAKSIPSINSLKEKIKELNSHILPKDVKIVPIYERGKLIDTVVHKVSEIALVGIILVFLSVLIFLGSFSGAFFVSLLVPLSLIMALATFSVLGKSANFLSIAAIDFGIIADIPLFFIESYFRNTERYGIGRRALLSSSTEIGKPLMFSILLILVSFIPVFLMEGAEKRIFSPMVEAYVYAITFAIILTFTFLIAVITLFIKSSHKENFIVRFLENSYMNLFEIILKLKGKSLAIIFAGIFIATFILIKTLGLEFIPKMDEGNIYMRIIFPYSISLSQTYEDAKKVRDILLTFPEIKTVEFQVGRPEDGTDPTGPFNSEYFVDLKPYSEWKNFKEKKELEEAIRKKIENLFPKADISISQYIQDNLEEVMTGVKGSNAVKIFGSDLETLDKLANQFEAKIQNVKGIEEVGIFREIGQPNIIIEADREKLALYGLKVEDLMDVVSAALGGKEATQVIEGDKRFSLLVVFPENFRNNPANILQIPIILPDGSYVPLSKVANVHFATGASFIYRENYQRYIPVKFAVVSKDLAGTVIKAQQATSDIKLPEGYYTEWSGEFKNLVEALQRLLISSSIALVGLLILLYIINLSVRNTLISASGILFSFFGGSLSLFIAQHPLSLSAIVGFVSIIGINILNITFLINSYKHYYLLGKQKEEAIRIAVKDRYRALLLSTFTASLGLLPTALSHGVGSQIQKPLAIVVVGGMLISGLLILITIPPLLRYVVVEEV, from the coding sequence TTGAAAAAATGGGTTAATTTTGTTGCTGATAATGCAATTTTATTTTTTATATTAACTATTATTGTTGGTGCTGTTTCTGTATTTTTGATAAAAAATTTAAATGTTGAAGCTTTTCCTGACCCATCTCCACCTGTTATTGAAATTGTTAGTATATATCCCGGTAGGTCAGCTGAAGAAATAGAAAAACAGATAACAATTCCATTAGAAGTAGCCCTTTCCGGAATGAAGGGATTAAAAAGAGTAAATTCTGTATCCCTTTATGGACTTTCTGATATCAAATGTCAATTTTCTTATGATATAACCTATGCAGAAGCACGGCAGGAAGTAATAAATAGATTGGCAGTAGTTAGTTTACCGGATGGTGTTTCTCCGCAAATAATTCCAAACCCCATCGGGGAAGTAATGAGATATGCATTAGTAGGTAATAGAAATCTTATGGAATTAAGAACTATTCAAGATTGGGTAGTATCAAGATATTTAAAAACTGCAGAAGGAGTAGAGGATGTAGCCAGTTATGGTGGATTTATAAAAGCATATACAGTAGAAGTTAATCCTGATGCATTAATTAAATATAAAGTAAGTTTATCAGATATTGCAGATGCCATTTCAAAATCAAATACGAATGCCGGAGGTAGAGCATTAGATTTCGGCTCCCAATATTTTCTTATAAGAGGAGTAGGTTTAATTAGAGATAAAAATGATATTGAAAATATAGTAGTAGCTTATAAAAACAATATACCTATTTTAGTTAAAAATTTAGCAAATGTAGAGATAGGAAATATACCAAGAACCGGTATAGTAGGACTTAATAATAATAACGATATTGTTATGGGTGTGGTAGTTCTAAGAAGAAATGCTAAAAGTATTCCTTCAATTAATTCTTTAAAAGAGAAGATAAAAGAGCTAAATTCTCATATCTTACCGAAAGATGTAAAAATTGTTCCAATATATGAAAGAGGTAAATTAATTGATACTGTAGTTCATAAGGTTAGTGAAATAGCTTTAGTAGGTATTATTTTGGTATTTTTATCAGTTTTAATATTCTTAGGTAGTTTTAGCGGTGCTTTTTTTGTTTCTCTTTTAGTTCCTCTTTCGTTAATAATGGCACTTGCTACTTTTTCCGTATTGGGAAAATCTGCAAATTTTTTATCAATAGCTGCTATTGATTTTGGAATTATTGCAGATATTCCACTGTTCTTTATAGAAAGTTATTTTAGAAATACAGAAAGATATGGTATAGGCAGAAGAGCTTTATTAAGTTCTTCAACAGAGATTGGAAAACCTTTGATGTTTTCTATTTTATTAATTCTTGTATCTTTTATCCCTGTATTTTTAATGGAAGGTGCTGAAAAACGCATATTCTCTCCAATGGTGGAAGCTTATGTTTATGCTATAACTTTTGCAATCATTTTAACATTTACATTTCTTATAGCAGTTATAACATTATTTATAAAATCTTCTCACAAAGAAAATTTTATTGTTAGATTCTTAGAGAACTCATATATGAATTTATTTGAAATTATTTTGAAATTAAAAGGAAAATCTTTAGCCATAATTTTTGCCGGTATATTTATAGCTACTTTTATTCTTATAAAAACCTTAGGATTAGAGTTTATTCCAAAAATGGATGAAGGAAATATATATATGCGTATTATTTTCCCTTACTCAATTTCTTTATCTCAAACTTATGAAGATGCAAAAAAAGTAAGGGATATTCTATTAACTTTCCCTGAAATAAAAACTGTAGAATTTCAAGTTGGCAGACCGGAAGATGGGACAGACCCAACAGGACCTTTTAATTCTGAATATTTTGTAGATTTAAAACCATATTCGGAATGGAAAAACTTTAAAGAGAAAAAAGAGCTTGAGGAAGCTATTAGGAAAAAAATAGAAAATCTTTTTCCAAAAGCTGATATAAGTATATCTCAATACATACAGGATAATTTAGAAGAAGTAATGACCGGAGTAAAAGGTTCAAATGCAGTAAAAATATTTGGTAGCGATTTAGAAACCTTGGATAAACTGGCAAACCAATTTGAAGCTAAAATTCAAAATGTAAAAGGAATAGAAGAGGTAGGAATTTTTAGAGAGATAGGACAACCTAATATTATTATAGAGGCAGATAGAGAAAAACTTGCTTTATATGGTTTAAAAGTTGAAGATTTAATGGATGTAGTTTCTGCAGCTTTAGGAGGAAAAGAAGCAACTCAAGTTATTGAAGGCGATAAAAGATTTTCTTTATTAGTAGTATTTCCTGAAAATTTCAGAAATAATCCGGCAAATATTCTTCAAATTCCAATAATTTTACCTGATGGTTCTTATGTTCCTCTATCCAAAGTAGCAAATGTTCATTTTGCAACCGGTGCATCTTTTATATATAGAGAAAATTATCAAAGGTATATACCTGTAAAATTTGCAGTTGTTTCTAAGGATTTAGCAGGCACAGTAATCAAAGCTCAACAAGCTACATCAGATATAAAACTTCCGGAAGGTTATTATACCGAGTGGAGTGGAGAATTTAAAAACCTTGTAGAAGCATTGCAGAGATTATTAATCTCCAGTTCAATTGCCCTTGTAGGATTATTAATTTTGCTTTATATAATTAATCTATCTGTAAGAAATACTTTAATATCTGCGTCAGGAATACTTTTCTCATTTTTTGGAGGTTCATTAAGTCTTTTTATTGCTCAACATCCATTAAGTTTATCTGCTATTGTAGGATTTGTTTCAATTATTGGGATAAATATACTTAATATAACTTTCTTAATAAATTCTTACAAACATTATTATCTTTTGGGAAAACAAAAAGAAGAAGCTATTAGAATAGCAGTAAAGGATAGATATAGAGCATTGCTTTTAAGTACATTCACTGCATCTTTGGGTTTATTACCTACTGCTTTATCCCATGGGGTAGGAAGCCAAATACAAAAACCATTGGCTATAGTAGTAGTAGGTGGTATGCTAATATCCGGCTTGCTTATTTTGATAACTATTCCTCCCCTTTTAAGATATGTGGTTGTAGAAGAAGTATG
- a CDS encoding efflux RND transporter periplasmic adaptor subunit produces MIYKKVIAVLMAGLILACEKNEESNQSRVEYSKEAKLSHIQTTTIKTQEVADIIEATGNIQPDKEGVVKINSKLAGNIQVIKVQVGDYVKKGDILAIVKAPDTTDLYSQKVSLEIQLAQAHKLYNLKKQLYEVGAIPKTELMDAQTNYEVLKAQLKGIEERLKILGAGMGQIEITAPKDGVVYQINSHVGDYVDSSVDMIDIVDPSKILVVGQIQDKDAFKIKKGDDVEFSISLFPEKLFKGKVTYVSDVIDPETRIVKVFIKPEEINPLKINMFFNIKIYTGKTKYAVIPKTTLLYEDGKFYVLLLQEGKIRKTEVSFVKELDNNIVAIQGIEEGQVVITNPMVEESP; encoded by the coding sequence ATGATTTATAAAAAAGTAATAGCTGTTTTAATGGCAGGTTTAATTCTTGCATGTGAAAAAAATGAAGAATCTAATCAAAGTAGAGTAGAATATAGCAAAGAAGCAAAATTATCACATATTCAAACAACAACTATTAAAACCCAAGAAGTTGCAGATATTATAGAAGCTACCGGAAATATACAACCGGACAAGGAAGGTGTAGTAAAAATAAATTCTAAGTTAGCCGGAAATATTCAAGTTATAAAAGTTCAAGTCGGTGATTATGTCAAAAAAGGTGATATTTTAGCTATTGTAAAGGCACCGGATACAACTGATTTATATTCTCAAAAAGTTTCATTAGAAATTCAATTAGCTCAAGCTCATAAGCTTTATAACTTAAAAAAACAGTTATATGAAGTCGGAGCAATACCTAAGACTGAACTTATGGATGCTCAAACAAATTATGAAGTATTAAAAGCTCAGCTAAAAGGTATAGAAGAGAGATTAAAAATCTTAGGAGCAGGAATGGGACAAATAGAAATTACAGCACCTAAGGATGGAGTAGTATATCAAATAAACTCCCATGTAGGTGATTATGTAGATAGTTCCGTTGATATGATAGATATTGTAGACCCTTCTAAGATATTAGTAGTTGGACAAATACAGGATAAAGATGCTTTTAAAATAAAAAAAGGAGATGATGTAGAATTTTCAATATCCCTTTTTCCGGAAAAATTATTTAAAGGTAAAGTAACATATGTAAGTGATGTTATAGACCCAGAAACAAGAATAGTAAAGGTTTTTATAAAACCGGAAGAAATAAATCCTTTAAAGATAAATATGTTTTTTAATATAAAAATATATACCGGTAAAACTAAGTATGCAGTTATACCAAAAACTACACTTCTTTATGAAGACGGAAAATTTTATGTGCTTTTATTACAAGAAGGTAAAATAAGAAAAACTGAGGTTTCTTTTGTAAAAGAACTGGATAATAATATTGTTGCAATACAAGGAATTGAAGAAGGACAAGTTGTAATTACTAATCCGATGGTGGAGGAATCTCCTTGA
- a CDS encoding TolC family protein yields MKKIFLCILLITIFLFRFSLGAEINLKEALSLIKEKNYDSKINFLEIKKNEGSYIQSGLFQNPTLSVNYTGLSFGRNIVYDTGNTLFSVRIDQPIELGGKREYRKFFAYHQLESTKYQTMDSIRAIFLDFTDIYFQTLADKAYVDYLQNDLNEFEKILEVQSKKHQLGFLSLIEFTKLKLYKMELENAIIQAKGNYQKDLKDFNFYLIGDYSPADINLPQKTEIDINNLIKTAIEKRENIKALQEQLKSVDYQIKLLKAYTIPDISVGVEYDAFGTNYKPGIGFGFSLNLPIFDKRQGDLLTSLATKEQTYINLEKNYALIKSQIEKAFYDYQVSKDIYNSFIEKKKVMDDLVERTKKAYLLGGVSILDFLDTERTYKSFMNDFIQAKYNYLKNYYKLKILSGDTDDL; encoded by the coding sequence ATGAAAAAGATTTTTTTATGTATATTGTTGATAACTATTTTTTTATTTAGATTCTCATTAGGAGCAGAGATAAATTTAAAAGAAGCTCTATCTTTAATAAAGGAAAAAAATTATGATAGCAAAATAAATTTTCTTGAAATTAAGAAAAATGAAGGCAGTTATATACAATCCGGATTATTTCAAAATCCAACACTTTCTGTTAATTATACCGGTTTAAGTTTTGGAAGAAATATTGTTTATGATACAGGAAATACTTTATTTTCTGTTAGAATAGACCAACCTATAGAACTTGGAGGAAAAAGAGAATACCGTAAATTTTTTGCTTATCATCAATTAGAATCAACAAAATATCAAACAATGGATAGTATAAGAGCAATATTTCTTGATTTTACAGATATTTATTTCCAAACATTAGCTGATAAAGCTTATGTTGATTATCTTCAAAATGATTTAAATGAGTTTGAAAAAATATTAGAAGTGCAATCTAAAAAACATCAGCTTGGATTTTTAAGTTTAATAGAATTTACCAAATTAAAGCTTTATAAAATGGAACTTGAAAATGCAATTATTCAAGCTAAAGGAAATTATCAAAAAGATTTAAAAGATTTTAATTTTTATCTGATTGGGGATTATTCACCGGCAGATATTAATTTACCTCAAAAAACAGAGATTGATATTAATAATTTGATAAAAACGGCGATAGAAAAAAGAGAAAATATTAAAGCTCTTCAAGAACAGCTTAAATCTGTAGATTATCAAATAAAACTTTTAAAAGCTTATACTATTCCGGATATCTCTGTAGGTGTTGAGTATGATGCTTTTGGCACTAATTATAAACCTGGTATAGGATTTGGATTTTCATTAAATTTACCAATTTTTGATAAAAGGCAGGGAGATTTGCTCACTTCCTTAGCTACAAAAGAACAAACTTATATAAATTTAGAAAAAAATTATGCATTAATAAAATCCCAAATAGAAAAAGCTTTTTATGATTATCAAGTAAGTAAAGATATTTATAACTCATTTATAGAAAAGAAAAAAGTTATGGATGATTTAGTAGAAAGAACAAAGAAGGCTTATTTATTAGGTGGAGTTTCAATTCTTGATTTTTTAGATACAGAAAGAACTTATAAAAGTTTTATGAATGATTTTATTCAGGCTAAGTATAACTATTTGAAAAATTATTATAAGTTAAAAATCCTTTCAGGAGATACAGATGATTTATAA
- a CDS encoding NifB/NifX family molybdenum-iron cluster-binding protein: MKIGIPVKPDSKDRTKYVVSDAFGRARLFAIIDENSNIEIIKAEETGGRNIANILSKNGVKVVLTTHLGGGAFEVIKSLGMKAYKIPAGISIEQAISDYKNGLLPEIKEVSSCGHHHHH; this comes from the coding sequence TTGAAAATTGGTATTCCTGTCAAACCGGATAGTAAAGATAGAACTAAATATGTTGTTTCTGATGCTTTTGGAAGAGCAAGATTGTTTGCAATTATTGATGAAAATTCAAATATAGAGATTATAAAGGCAGAAGAAACCGGTGGCAGGAATATAGCTAATATTTTAAGCAAAAACGGTGTTAAAGTAGTCCTCACTACCCATCTGGGTGGTGGGGCTTTTGAAGTCATAAAAAGCTTAGGTATGAAAGCTTATAAAATTCCTGCAGGAATATCTATAGAACAAGCTATTTCTGATTACAAAAATGGCTTGCTACCGGAAATTAAAGAGGTTTCATCATGTGGGCACCATCATCATCATTAA
- the cydB gene encoding cytochrome d ubiquinol oxidase subunit II yields MPMELFTTLNGIWFLLAGIFLVGYSLTDGFDLGSGILHIFTKDEDIRRIYMNAIGPVWDGNEVWLIAGGGMLFAAFPVVYAVSFSAFYLAILIVLWALILRAVSFEYRNKKESKTWRTAWDIAYWIGNVLPAFLFGCAVGNAVMGMPIDEKGIYHGTFFGLLNLPSLAMGFVSLFMYLMHGSAYLMIKTEGKAFEFAKKGAIVGFLGFIASLVVADFFIIAIKPKLFANFFDYPLLWIAPILKILGLVLYFKYLVLDKKYNKVIYGSTITILGTVLTIALASYPVFIHSSIDEKYNLTIFNSASSNLTLTVMLISTVIFLPIVIWYTAYVYKVFKGKVSTEGGY; encoded by the coding sequence ATGCCAATGGAGTTATTTACTACTTTAAATGGAATATGGTTTTTACTCGCAGGAATATTTTTGGTAGGTTATTCTCTTACTGATGGATTTGACCTTGGTTCAGGAATTTTACATATCTTTACAAAAGATGAAGATATCAGAAGAATATATATGAATGCTATTGGTCCTGTTTGGGATGGAAATGAGGTTTGGTTAATTGCAGGAGGAGGTATGCTTTTTGCAGCCTTCCCTGTTGTTTATGCTGTTTCATTTAGTGCATTTTATTTGGCAATTTTGATAGTTCTTTGGGCATTGATTTTAAGAGCTGTTTCTTTTGAATATAGAAATAAAAAAGAATCTAAAACTTGGAGAACTGCCTGGGATATTGCTTATTGGATAGGAAATGTCCTTCCTGCATTTTTATTTGGTTGTGCCGTTGGAAATGCCGTTATGGGTATGCCTATTGATGAAAAAGGGATATACCACGGTACTTTCTTTGGTTTATTAAATCTTCCTTCTTTAGCAATGGGATTTGTTTCTTTATTTATGTATTTAATGCATGGTTCTGCTTATCTTATGATTAAAACAGAAGGTAAAGCTTTTGAATTTGCTAAAAAAGGTGCAATTGTAGGTTTCTTAGGATTTATAGCAAGTTTAGTAGTTGCAGATTTCTTCATAATTGCTATTAAACCTAAATTATTTGCAAATTTCTTTGATTATCCATTACTTTGGATAGCTCCAATTTTGAAAATACTCGGACTTGTTTTATATTTTAAATACTTAGTATTAGATAAAAAATATAATAAAGTTATTTATGGTTCCACAATCACAATCCTTGGAACAGTTTTAACAATTGCTCTTGCAAGTTATCCTGTGTTTATCCATTCTTCTATTGATGAAAAATATAATTTAACAATCTTTAACTCTGCGTCTTCTAATCTAACATTAACTGTTATGCTTATTTCTACTGTGATATTCTTACCTATCGTAATATGGTATACTGCTTATGTCTATAAAGTATTTAAAGGTAAAGTTTCTACGGAAGGAGGATATTAA
- a CDS encoding cytochrome ubiquinol oxidase subunit I: MDVLTLSRWQFAFTAFFHFVYVPLTIGLSLLIALMKTWYLRTGNKHYDDLSMFFMKIFAINFAVGVATGLTMEFEFGTNWSEYSKFVGDIFGAPLALEGLTAFFLESTFMGLFLFGRGRVSEKVHTLSAWMVAIGSTLSALWILIANSWQQTPAGYRIVETAQGYKAELTDFLAAVINHSTIYRFLHTVNGAYITAGFFVLGVLAYYIIRKRNVEMAKTGFKFAAVFTLIATIAQVIIGDLHGYEVAHTQPLKLAMYEGKFQTEKGASLDTFAIIDQENKQATPIIPIPYLLSFLSYHDFNAEVKGIIPLIEEYQQKAKEYEQMIPVLEQKLQTATSEAEKQSIKDQLTEATVKAHAYNIKYEDLPSIFLVFTTFRIMVYLGFAFVLLAFIAYWKAKKGTLENSKGLLWILVLSIPLPYLAGLLGWISAEVGRQPWIVTGMLLTKNAVSYLPAEQVALSMAVFTTIYLILFGVFLYLMFKTVIKGPASSLASEPIPTTTPNPSLTTTFSKTKEVK; this comes from the coding sequence ATGGACGTACTTACATTGTCCCGGTGGCAGTTTGCATTTACTGCTTTTTTCCATTTTGTTTATGTTCCTCTTACAATAGGTCTTAGCCTATTGATTGCTCTTATGAAGACGTGGTATTTGAGAACCGGAAACAAGCATTATGACGATTTGTCTATGTTCTTTATGAAAATTTTTGCGATTAACTTTGCTGTTGGTGTAGCAACAGGTCTTACTATGGAGTTTGAGTTTGGAACTAACTGGTCTGAATATTCAAAATTCGTAGGGGATATTTTTGGTGCTCCTTTAGCTTTAGAAGGTTTAACAGCATTTTTCCTTGAATCCACATTTATGGGGCTTTTCCTTTTTGGTAGAGGAAGGGTTTCTGAGAAGGTTCATACTCTCTCTGCATGGATGGTTGCTATCGGTAGCACACTTTCTGCTTTATGGATATTAATAGCTAACTCATGGCAACAAACACCTGCAGGATACAGAATAGTGGAAACAGCACAGGGTTATAAAGCAGAACTTACAGATTTCTTAGCAGCAGTTATAAACCATTCTACTATTTATAGATTTCTACACACAGTTAACGGGGCATATATTACTGCAGGATTTTTTGTACTTGGTGTTCTTGCTTACTATATAATAAGAAAAAGAAATGTAGAAATGGCAAAAACAGGTTTTAAATTTGCAGCAGTATTTACTCTTATAGCAACTATAGCTCAAGTTATAATCGGTGATTTACATGGATATGAGGTTGCACATACTCAACCTTTAAAACTTGCTATGTATGAAGGAAAATTTCAAACAGAAAAAGGTGCTTCATTAGATACATTTGCTATAATAGACCAAGAGAACAAACAAGCCACACCAATAATACCAATTCCTTATTTATTAAGTTTTCTTTCTTATCATGACTTTAATGCAGAAGTTAAAGGTATTATTCCTTTAATTGAAGAGTATCAACAAAAGGCAAAAGAGTATGAACAAATGATACCGGTATTAGAACAAAAATTACAAACAGCGACATCCGAAGCAGAAAAACAATCAATAAAAGACCAACTTACAGAAGCAACAGTAAAAGCTCATGCTTATAATATTAAATATGAAGATTTACCATCAATTTTCCTCGTATTTACAACATTCCGTATAATGGTTTATTTAGGATTTGCTTTTGTATTATTGGCATTTATAGCTTATTGGAAAGCCAAAAAAGGAACATTGGAAAATAGCAAAGGACTTTTATGGATATTGGTATTATCTATACCGCTTCCTTATTTAGCAGGTTTACTCGGATGGATATCTGCAGAAGTTGGAAGACAACCATGGATTGTAACCGGTATGCTTCTCACAAAGAATGCTGTTTCATATCTTCCGGCAGAACAAGTAGCCTTATCTATGGCTGTTTTCACCACTATCTACTTGATTTTATTTGGAGTTTTCTTATATCTAATGTTTAAAACAGTTATAAAAGGACCAGCTTCTTCATTGGCTTCAGAACCAATACCAACTACTACACCAAATCCTTCATTAACAACAACTTTCTCAAAAACTAAGGAGGTGAAATAA